One Micropterus dolomieu isolate WLL.071019.BEF.003 ecotype Adirondacks linkage group LG23, ASM2129224v1, whole genome shotgun sequence DNA window includes the following coding sequences:
- the frmd8 gene encoding FERM domain-containing protein 8 — MEGDDCSFPPDSSDDHSQRGSVASSATLSRAQDVLIYVFGDSAVHLSVEGLGSVTVQELGRSVREALHIPEFAQEAFAFWLCSPLLDLQLKARHQPYKLCRQWQDLLYRFTLASEEDISQDEPYLQFRRNVFYPKSKELQINDEGVLRLLYEEARNNILSGRYPCDPEHWMALGALSLALDEGTGLDSQQFTTTIREKKLSSFLPAHVTIGSGGLLSTLRGKSSRQAGLEQNLLEAYRKISTSAGNSPEPTQLLHQYLNTCHTLPYYGCAFFLGEIDKPAQGILQRGKRKAVNVGICLEGVYVMDVKEKHVLLGLRFNELSWDHSYPEEEGDSHILWLEFDGEEDGTPVNKLLKIYSKQAELMSGFIEFCVELKSASEGGAAADVDGEVSLSQQSAGQDGRNKNGRGGRRGMLQRQSSVVCSRVHSLNTISYVDNGKEIKRLKPKRAASFFTRQASAPTYSAVQVAEGLEQG; from the exons ATGGAAGGAGATGATTGCAGTTTTCCTCCAGATTCATCGGATGATCACTCGCAGAGAGGAAGTGTCGCTTCGTCTGCAACACTTTCCCGTG CTCAAGATGTGCTTATATATGTGTTTGGTGACAGCGCAGTACACTTATCGGTAGAAGGACTTGGCAGCGTCACTGTGCAGGAGTTGGGCCGCAGTGTTCGTGAGGCTCTCCATATTCCTGAGTTTGCACAGGAGGCTTTTGCCTTCTGGCTCTGTTCCCCACTGCTCG ATTTGCAGTTAAAGGCAAGGCATCAACCATACAAACTGTGTCGGCAGTGGCAGGACTTGTTGTATCGCTTCACTTTGGCCTCAGAGGAAGACATCTCGCAAG ATGAACCATATCTCCAGTTCCGTCGGAACGTGTTTTATCCTAAATCTAAAGAGCTGCAG ATAAATGATGAGGGAGTTTTGAGGCTTCTTTATGAGGAGGCCAGGAACAACATTCTCTCGGGTCGATACCCCTGCGATCCCGAGCACTGGATGGCTCTCGGAGCTTTGTCTCTTGCTCTTGATGAGGGAACTGGTCTTGACAGCCAGCAATTTACTACTACTATAAG AGAGAAGAAGCTGTCTTCGTTTCTGCCTGCACATGTTACCATAGGAAGTGGAGGTTTGCTCTCGACTCTGAGAGGGAAGTCGAGCCGTCAGGCAGGACTGGAGCAGAACCTCTTAGAGGCGTACAGAAAGATCAGCACATCTGCTGGAAACTCTCCTGAGCCCACACAGCTCCTACACCAGTACCTCAACACATGTCACACTCTGCCTTATTATGG GTGCGCTTTCTTCCTTGGGGAGATTGACAAACCAGCGCAAGGGATTCTCCAAAGGGGAAAACGCAAAGCAGTCAACGTTGGGATCTGCCTGGAGGGAGTTTATGTGATGGATGTCAAAGAGAAG CATGTGCTGCTTGGCCTGCGTTTCAATGAGCTTTCCTGGGACCACAGCTACCCCGAGGAGGAGGGGGACTCGCACATCCTGTGGCTGGAGTTTGATGGAGAGGAAGACGGCACTCCTGTCAACAAGTTGCTAAAGATCTACTCCAAACAA GCAGAGCTAATGAGCGGCTTCATTGAGTTCTGTGTGGAGTTAAAGTCGGCGTCTGAGGGTGGAGCTGCAGCCGACGTGGACGGTGAGGTCAGTCTGTCTCAGCAGTCTGCCGGGCAAGATGGCAGGAACAAGAACGGACGCGGGGGGCGGCGCGGGATGCTGCAAAGGCAAAGCAGTGTTGTGTGCAGCCGGGTCCATTCACTTAACACTATCAGCTACGTGGACAATG GAAAAGAAATCAAACGCTTGAAGCCGAAAAGAGCTGCATCCTTTTTCACCCGACAGGCGTCTGCACCCACGTACTCTGCTGTGCAAGTGGCCGAGGGTCTGGAGCAGGGTTAA
- the rom1a gene encoding rod outer segment membrane protein 1a — translation MVVMKMKFPFQKRVKLAQGLWILSWCATVAGALTFSLGCILKIELRRRAEVMENSDIHVVPNTLMIVGLASLGINYFASKICQDALDAGRFPRWKNFLKPYFAISCFFTVLMLLAVIMSYAMKGSLESSLKAGLRNGIRFYKDTDTPGRCFQKQNIDRLQMEFQCCGNNDFRDWFEVQWISNRYLDFNSKEVKDRIKSNVDGRYLLDGVPFSCCNPSSPRPCIQYQLTNNSAHYNYEYETEELNIYLRGCREALTNYYMSLMNTIGTGVLSVFLLQGSVLVSLRFLQTSMEAVAGKENTEIETEGYLLEKGVKETIMEYIDPVLKFLLLKNQVEEGTPAAAPAAAT, via the exons ATGGtggtgatgaagatgaagtTCCCCTTTCAGAAAAGGGTGAAGCTAGCCCAGGGACTGTGGATCCTCTCCTGGTGTGCCACAGTGGCTGGGGCTCTCACCTTCAGCCTGGGGTGCATCCTCAAGATAGAGCTCCGCAGGAGGGCAGAG GTAATGGAAAACAGTGACATACATGTTGTGCCCAATACCCTCATGATTGTTGGTCTGGCTTCCTTGGGTATCAACTACTTTGCTTCAAAGATCTGTCAAGATGCTCTGGATGCCGGGCGATTTCCTCGCTGGAAAAACTTCCTGAAGCCCTATTTTGCCATCTCTTGTTTCTTCACTGTCCTCATGCTGCTAGCTGTCATCATGAGCTATGCAATGAAGGGTAGCCTGGAGTCTTCTCTGAAGGCTGGCCTGAGGAATGGCATCCGCTTCTACAAGGACACAGACACCCCAGGTCGCTGCTTCCAGAAACAGAACATCGATCGCCTGCAGATGGAGTTTCAGTGTTGTGGAAACAATGACTTCAGGGACTGGTTTGAGGTCCAGTGGATCAGCAACCGCTACCTTGATTTCAACTCTAAGGAAGTGAAAGA CCGGATCAAGAGCAATGTGGATGGCCGTTACTTGCTAGATGGAGTCCCGTTCAGCTGCTGCAACCCAAGCTCCCCACGGCCATGCATCCAGTATCAGCTCACAAACAACTCAGCGCACTACAACTATGAATACGAAACTGAGGAGCTCAACATCTACCTCAGGGGCTGCAGAGAGGCCCTGACCAACTACTACATGAGCCTGATGAACACCATTGGAACTGGAGTACTATCAGTCTTCCTCTTACAG GGCTCTGTGCTGGTGAGCCTGCGGTTCCTGCAGACCTCCATGGAGGCAGTGGCAGGGAAGGAAAATACAGAGATTGAGACAGAAGGGTACTTGCTGGAGAAAGGAGTGAAAGAGACCATCATGGAGTACATTGACCCTGTGCTGAAGTTCCTCCTGCTTAAAAACCAGGTGGAAGAGGGCACCCCAGCTGCTGCCCCAGCTGCTGCCACCTAA